The proteins below come from a single Drosophila busckii strain San Diego stock center, stock number 13000-0081.31 chromosome X, ASM1175060v1, whole genome shotgun sequence genomic window:
- the LOC108605531 gene encoding sickle tail protein homolog isoform X1, which translates to MSARASSSSNIANIANTNTNNNNNGEGTNSFKYYMEKCYVLPVELKNDIIYCQRAMRDFLKVHGLVSDVFKEQADADPVQMQRILDELETEVYEINAEQQFLMMRLNDDLDTFYKKLEANNVLIVPEQGNEYISSQIVPFIGDPSYKITPQSVLTRDNEEMLIRKHFLISQDEEAGVEPLKLSELDDNMPLMLVNPAAAAAAAAVLAAAAATAAPALELNEVKLLQQLSEQPESLLRPSLLSMEPQRSLLIPREPLPPLVAVKKRANCLELKPSGKPHALPNRSGRSPPPLAPITNSTPTSDFEVTQSRMNLRQALRRARKTKQQPRQFDDEDVLELPTEKQIELPPSIKNKPMKPMDAPVLPKKSASNKQYKTRNTQGAARKTTTTPPPPPPPPAPATPLVVSEPARISLGSSGSSDDLHQELEMEKELELEHQRLSASAAQWRDEPRETRVLPAEYGREHFLGLFGLYTHEVVKKLCQRHSKRKRRPVQNANGTDFHYGQQLAAIDAVRQKRLKDKPEFLLSPKEKRLQAKKAHKANAAAVAAAAAASSRKSKSNTPEKLEEALSNIQLDSGKQRCKECKKFADNLLSCQRCQGVYHLECHGTKAQYQYQQSQLTNRCPQCVYDWSTPSKLSKSVS; encoded by the exons ATGAGTGCTCGTgctagtagtagtagcaacATTGCTAACATtgccaacaccaacaccaataataacaacaacggcGAGGGCACCAACTCGTTCAAGTATTATATGGAAAAGTGCTATGTGCTGCCAGTGGAACTAAAGAatgatattatttattgccagcGTGCAATGCGCGACTTTCTCAAAGTACACGGG CTGGTGTCCGACGTGTTCAAGGAACAGGCAGATGCG GACCCTGTACAGATGCAACGCATTTTGGATGAACTAGAGACGGAGGTCTATGAAATCAATGCAGAGCAACAATTTCTCATGATGCGCCTTAACGATGATCTGGATACGTTTTACAAAAAGCTGGAGGCGAATAACGTTCTTATCGTACCTGAGCAGGGCAACGAGTACATTTCAAGCCAGATAGTGCCTTTCATTGGTGATCCTAGCTACAAGATTACTCCGCAGTCCGTACTGACGCGCGACAATGAGGAGATGCTTATACGCAAGCACTTTCTTATCTCACAGGATGAGGAGGCGGGCGTCGAGCCGCTCAAGCTTAGCGAGCTGGATGATAATATGCCATTAATGCTGGTCAATCCTGCTGccgcggctgcagcagctgctgttctcgccgctgctgcagctacagctgctccTGCCCTTGAACTTAACGAAGtcaaactgctgcagcagctcagcgaGCAGCCAGAAAGTCTGCTGAGACCATCGCTGCTGTCCATGGAGCCACAACGCTCTTTGCTCATACCACGTGAGCCACTGCCACCATTAGTTGCTGTTAAGAAGCGTGCTAATTGCCTAGAACTCAAACCCTCAGGTAAGCCACATGCCTTGCCAAACCGCAGCGGCAGATCACCGCCGCCATTGGCGCCCATAACTAACAGCACGCCTACCTCAGACTTTGAGGTTACTCAGAGCCGCATGAATCTGCGTCAGGCGCTCCGACGCGCGCgtaaaacaaaacagcagccaCGTCAGTTCGATGATGAGGATGTTCTAGAGCTGCCCACCGAGAAGCAAATCGAGCTGCCGCCAAGCATCAAAAACAAACCCATGAAACCGATGGATGCGCCAGTTCTGCCTAAGAAATCAGCATCCAACAAGCAGTACAAGACTCGTAATACGCAAGGCGCTGCCCGCAAGACCACAACaacaccgccgccgccgccgccaccgccagcgcCGGCGACACCACTGGTAGTGTCAGAACCGGCTCGCATCTCATTGGGTTCGTCGGGCTCCTCGGATGATTTGCACCAGGAGTTGGAAATGGAAAAAGAGCTAGAGCTGGAGCATCAGCGTTTGAGCGCCTCAGCCGCACAGTGGCGCGATGAGCCACGCGAGACACGTGTTCTACCCGCAGAATACGGCCGCGAGCATTTTCTCGGTCTATTTGGACTCTATACACATGAAGTGGTGAAAAAACTTTGCCAACGTCATTCTAAGCGCAAGCGACGCCCCGTACAAAATGCCAACGGCACGGACTTTCATTATGGCCAGCAGCTGGCTGCCATTGATGCAGTGCGACAGAAGAGACTCAAGGATAAGCCGGAGTTTCTGCTGTCGCCCAAGGAGAAACGTCTGCAGGCAAAGAAGGCCCACAAGGCTAATGCAGcggcagttgctgcagctgcggccgCTTCGAGTCGTAAGAGCAAGAGTAATACTCCGGAGAAGCTCGAGGAGGCACTAAGCAATATACAGCTCGACTCgggcaagcagcgctgcaaagagtgcaaaaagtttgcag ATAATTTATTGAGCTGTCAAAGATGTCAGGGAGTGTATCATTTGGAGTGCCATGGTACGAAAGCTCAATATCAGTACCAGCAGTCGCAGTTAACCAATCGCTGTCCACAGTGTGTTTACGATTGGTCAACGCCGAGCAAGCTATCCAAGTCTGTTTCTTAA
- the LOC108606696 gene encoding uncharacterized protein F58A4.6, which translates to MTLSVCVCDYWQRRHYYYQPVQPKLPPVDDTDTCNNNNNQACKEQPLVLRRLQVHLDAITGNYLLQELLQQQVLRDHLQHEHGVELVWLTLQPPAQDTIDYKFADMLAHTIWEHIEVENLMSWLSTLGGGFSALGEQFERCADTAGKISLQQLKIGLRLGDPFLQARCKLYYSISLIQRGQLRQAKNMIRAQYKFAREHKEHDQRLIRMCLGIWLRLRFEYQMRNERRGG; encoded by the exons ATGACTTTAAGTGTGTGCGTCTGCGACTATTGGCAACGACGTCACTACTACTACCAACCGGTCCAACCAAAACTGCCACCGGTGGATGACACCgacacttgcaacaacaacaacaatcaggcGTGCAAGGAACAACCCCTTGTACTACGACGTCTACAAGTGCATTTGGATGCCATTACAGGCAACTATTTGCTGCAAGAgctactgcagcagcaggtgctCAGGGATCACCTGCAACATGAGCATGGCGTGGAGCTTGTGTGGCTGACACTGCAGCCGCCGGCGCAGGATACCATAGACTACAAATTTGCAGATATGCTGGCGCATACGATCTGGGAGCACATTGAGGTGGAGAATCTAATGTCCTGGCTGTCCACATTGGGTGGAGGCTTCTCTGCCCTAGGTGAACAGTTCGAGCGCTGC GCTGATACGGCTGGGAAAATCTCACTACAGCAGCTGAAGATTGGCTTGCGGCTTGGTGATCCGTTCCTGCAAGCCCGCTGCAAGCTCTACTATAGCATATCTCTGATACAGCGTGGTCAACTGCGTCAGGCCAAGAATATGATACGTGCTCAGTACAAATTTGCTCGTGAGCACAAGGAGCATGATCAACGACTAATCCGCATGTGCCTAGGCATCTGGCTCCGTCTACGCTTTGAGTATCAAATGCGAAATGAGCGCCGAGGAGgatag
- the LOC108606697 gene encoding uncharacterized protein LOC108606697 — protein MKQILLLVAAFTFVAYVSCDSCVQCDSGSDVKCATDPINLPQLACANNSNTDRRCYSRVVNGFTLRGCVGELNNKTLASCNNEMECDTCGFDGCNRQIFPMHRAQCLQCSGNSSNSSCAIEVYAMSKACPIYKLGEKCYIRNSRRVANGSFQRGCLSSAHANKQCVKDGNCYTCEGRGCNFLQANDTLIPQARDSAVSVMLSAGLLLSTLLANSLL, from the exons ATGaagcaaattttattgttggttGCTGCCTTCACCTTTGTGGCATACGTCAGTTGCG ATAGCTGCGTGCAATGCGACTCCGGCTCGGATGTGAAATGCGCCACGGATCCGATCAATCTGCCGCAGTTGGCGTGCGCCAACAATAGCAACACCGATCGAAGATGCTACTCCCGCGTCGTCA ATGGATTCACCTTGCGCGGCTGCGTCGGCGAGCTGAACAACAAGACACTGGCCAGTTGCAACAACGAGATGGAGTGCGATACTTGCGGCTTTGATGGCTGCAATCGTCAGATCTTTCCCATGCATCGCGCTCAGTGCCTGCAGTGCTCGGGCAACTCGAGCAACTCCAGCTGCGCCATTGAAGTCTATGCCATGAGCAAGGCCTGCCCCATCTACAAGCTCGGCGAGAAGTGCTACATTCGCAACAGTCGCCGTGTGGCGAACGGCTCCTTCCAGCGCGGCTGCCTGAGCAGCGCTCATGCCAACAAGCAGTGCGTCAAGGATGGCAACTGCTACACCTGCGAGGGACGCGGCTGCAATTTCCTGCAGGCCAACGATACGCTCATTCCGCAGGCACGTGACTCCGCTGTGTCCGTTATGCTATCCGCCGGACTGCTGCTCAGCACTTTGCTGGCCAACTCGCTGCTCTAA
- the LOC108605531 gene encoding uncharacterized protein LOC108605531 isoform X2: protein MSARASSSSNIANIANTNTNNNNNGEGTNSFKYYMEKCYVLPVELKNDIIYCQRAMRDFLKVHGLVSDVFKEQADADPVQMQRILDELETEVYEINAEQQFLMMRLNDDLDTFYKKLEANNVLIVPEQGNEYISSQIVPFIGDPSYKITPQSVLTRDNEEMLIRKHFLISQDEEAGVEPLKLSELDDNMPLMLVNPAAAAAAAAVLAAAAATAAPALELNEVKLLQQLSEQPESLLRPSLLSMEPQRSLLIPREPLPPLVAVKKRANCLELKPSDFEVTQSRMNLRQALRRARKTKQQPRQFDDEDVLELPTEKQIELPPSIKNKPMKPMDAPVLPKKSASNKQYKTRNTQGAARKTTTTPPPPPPPPAPATPLVVSEPARISLGSSGSSDDLHQELEMEKELELEHQRLSASAAQWRDEPRETRVLPAEYGREHFLGLFGLYTHEVVKKLCQRHSKRKRRPVQNANGTDFHYGQQLAAIDAVRQKRLKDKPEFLLSPKEKRLQAKKAHKANAAAVAAAAAASSRKSKSNTPEKLEEALSNIQLDSGKQRCKECKKFADNLLSCQRCQGVYHLECHGTKAQYQYQQSQLTNRCPQCVYDWSTPSKLSKSVS, encoded by the exons ATGAGTGCTCGTgctagtagtagtagcaacATTGCTAACATtgccaacaccaacaccaataataacaacaacggcGAGGGCACCAACTCGTTCAAGTATTATATGGAAAAGTGCTATGTGCTGCCAGTGGAACTAAAGAatgatattatttattgccagcGTGCAATGCGCGACTTTCTCAAAGTACACGGG CTGGTGTCCGACGTGTTCAAGGAACAGGCAGATGCG GACCCTGTACAGATGCAACGCATTTTGGATGAACTAGAGACGGAGGTCTATGAAATCAATGCAGAGCAACAATTTCTCATGATGCGCCTTAACGATGATCTGGATACGTTTTACAAAAAGCTGGAGGCGAATAACGTTCTTATCGTACCTGAGCAGGGCAACGAGTACATTTCAAGCCAGATAGTGCCTTTCATTGGTGATCCTAGCTACAAGATTACTCCGCAGTCCGTACTGACGCGCGACAATGAGGAGATGCTTATACGCAAGCACTTTCTTATCTCACAGGATGAGGAGGCGGGCGTCGAGCCGCTCAAGCTTAGCGAGCTGGATGATAATATGCCATTAATGCTGGTCAATCCTGCTGccgcggctgcagcagctgctgttctcgccgctgctgcagctacagctgctccTGCCCTTGAACTTAACGAAGtcaaactgctgcagcagctcagcgaGCAGCCAGAAAGTCTGCTGAGACCATCGCTGCTGTCCATGGAGCCACAACGCTCTTTGCTCATACCACGTGAGCCACTGCCACCATTAGTTGCTGTTAAGAAGCGTGCTAATTGCCTAGAACTCAAACCCTCAG ACTTTGAGGTTACTCAGAGCCGCATGAATCTGCGTCAGGCGCTCCGACGCGCGCgtaaaacaaaacagcagccaCGTCAGTTCGATGATGAGGATGTTCTAGAGCTGCCCACCGAGAAGCAAATCGAGCTGCCGCCAAGCATCAAAAACAAACCCATGAAACCGATGGATGCGCCAGTTCTGCCTAAGAAATCAGCATCCAACAAGCAGTACAAGACTCGTAATACGCAAGGCGCTGCCCGCAAGACCACAACaacaccgccgccgccgccgccaccgccagcgcCGGCGACACCACTGGTAGTGTCAGAACCGGCTCGCATCTCATTGGGTTCGTCGGGCTCCTCGGATGATTTGCACCAGGAGTTGGAAATGGAAAAAGAGCTAGAGCTGGAGCATCAGCGTTTGAGCGCCTCAGCCGCACAGTGGCGCGATGAGCCACGCGAGACACGTGTTCTACCCGCAGAATACGGCCGCGAGCATTTTCTCGGTCTATTTGGACTCTATACACATGAAGTGGTGAAAAAACTTTGCCAACGTCATTCTAAGCGCAAGCGACGCCCCGTACAAAATGCCAACGGCACGGACTTTCATTATGGCCAGCAGCTGGCTGCCATTGATGCAGTGCGACAGAAGAGACTCAAGGATAAGCCGGAGTTTCTGCTGTCGCCCAAGGAGAAACGTCTGCAGGCAAAGAAGGCCCACAAGGCTAATGCAGcggcagttgctgcagctgcggccgCTTCGAGTCGTAAGAGCAAGAGTAATACTCCGGAGAAGCTCGAGGAGGCACTAAGCAATATACAGCTCGACTCgggcaagcagcgctgcaaagagtgcaaaaagtttgcag ATAATTTATTGAGCTGTCAAAGATGTCAGGGAGTGTATCATTTGGAGTGCCATGGTACGAAAGCTCAATATCAGTACCAGCAGTCGCAGTTAACCAATCGCTGTCCACAGTGTGTTTACGATTGGTCAACGCCGAGCAAGCTATCCAAGTCTGTTTCTTAA
- the LOC108605899 gene encoding uncharacterized protein LOC108605899, translated as MRKLQIQVLTRDGRKTIYETDRSRNVGDLKKYIGRCLNVPMSFSRLVYKGRLLSNNCILEDEGVKRMSTLDLFWQPLVLTPKKYREKELELDKLEQKQRHLSRMEHFEQLQLNAAKKAAAIHERSISSARSIKEQVSVGVGPDVSVEMKRSLSVDNLQVAASSSVVVPKLPPCPEPTKEEKSSEDDVDFMSNYWCCPQNIQLIGPKSESLTPAVAFKFNFMSSVNECRKDKIPIDKDFDELLLLQRQQHGHGHGHGGSKQRTSLRLTAGQMCRSVVPNLKKYRKSPKK; from the coding sequence ATGCGCAAACTACAGATCCAAGTGCTGACACGCGATGGGCGCAAGACCATCTATGAGACGGATCGCTCCCGCAATGTGGGCGATCTGAAGAAGTACATTGGACGCTGCCTGAACGTGCCGATGTCCTTTAGCCGCTTGGTCTACAAGGGGCGACTGCTGTCCAACAATTGCATACTGGAGGATGAGGGCGTGAAGCGCATGTCGACGCTGGATTTGTTCTGGCAGCCGCTGGTGCTGACGCCCAAGAAGTATCGCGAgaaggagctggagctggacaAGCTGGAGCAGAAGCAGCGCCATCTCTCGCGCATGGAGCACttcgagcagctgcagctgaatgcCGCCAAGAAGGCTGCGGCCATACACGAGCGCTCCATTAGCAGCGCCCGATCCATCAAGGAGCAGGTGTCAGTGGGCGTGGGCCCAGACGTGAGCGTGGAGATGAAGCGTTCGCTGAGCGTGGACAACTTGCAGGTggccgcaagcagcagcgtcgtcgtcCCGAAGCTGCCACCGTGTCCAGAGCCTACTAAGGAGGAGAAATCTTCGGAGGATGATGTGGACTTTATGAGTAACTACTGGTGTTGCCCACAGAACATACAATTGATAGGCCCCAAGTCGGAGAGCTTGACGCCCGCCGTGGCCTTTAAGTTCAACTTTATGAGCAGCGTCAACGAATGCCGCAAAGACAAGATTCCCATTGATAAGGACTTCGATGAgttgcttctgctgcagcgacaacaacatggacatggacatggacatggaggcagcaagcagcgcacgAGCTTGCGCCTAACGGCCGGACAAATGTGCCGCAGCGTTGTGCCCAATCTGAAGAAATATCGCAAGTCTCCCAAGAAGTAA
- the LOC108606695 gene encoding bleomycin hydrolase isoform X2 yields MMQQLGASASAHANATDAAKTTLALAANASQANARNSGSSQTKCNRNTIINTDVLPAGNNINLNEEDNGGSSNNNTTCNISTNTMRKCLKSSAITTELLGKWRENFYSQPKNLLAQNVCSRVDPFDVCLSRKALETTNHVFNYKVETEGKPVTNQRSSGRCWLFAALNCIRLPFMKNYNLDEFEFSQAFLFYWDKIERCNYFLNNIVKTAQRGEKVDGRLVSFLLLDPTSDGGQWDMLVNLITKHGLMPKKCFPESFSCESSLRMNAILKSKLREYARHLRVLLDSQPSEEAINAKIQEQMAEIYKVVGICLGIPAETFTWEYYDKSKNYQSIGPISSLEFYERYVKPHFNVEDKVCLVTDPRPTSSYDQAYTVDCLGNVVGGRPVLYNNQPVELLLTMVTKSLKAGEAVWFGCEVSKRFASKQGIEDMDVHDFKLVFDIDIQTTFSKADRLIYGESAMTHAMVFTAVSVDQKGAAHKLRVENSWGEDRGEKGYLVMCADWFREFGFEVVVDKRFVPENVLRVFDMDPIVLPAWDPMGTLAQ; encoded by the exons ATGATGCAGCAGCTGGGGGCAAGTGCAAGTGCGCATGCGAATGCAACAGATGCTGCCAAGACGACGCTGGCATTGGCTGCCAATGCAAGTCAAGCCAATGCACGCAACAGTGGCTCCTCCCAAACGAAATGCAATAGAAATACCATTATCAATACCGATGTACTTCCAGCTGGCAACAATATCAACCTCAACGAAGAGGATAACGGCGGCAGTAGCAATAACAACACCACCTGCAACATTAGCACCAACACCATGAGGAAATGCCTAAAGAGCAGCGCCATAACAACCGAATTGCTTGGCAAATGGCGTGAGAATTTCTACAGCCAGCCGAAGAATTTGCTGGCGCAAAATGTCTGCTCCCGCGTCGATCCGTTCGATGTGTGCCTGTCGCGCAAGGCTCTTGAGACGACCAATCATGTGTTCAATTACAAGGTGGAGACGGAGGGCAAACCGGTGACCAATCAGCGCAGCTCCGGCCGTTGCTGGCTGTTTGCAGCGCTCAATTGCATACGCCTGCCCTTCATGAAGAACTACAATCTGGATGAGTTTGAGTTCTCGCAGGCGTTCCTCTTCTATTGGGACAAAATCGAACGCTGCAATTACTTCcttaataatattgttaagACGGCGCAGCGTGGCGAGAAGGTCGATGGAAGATTGGTGTCGTTCCTGCTGCTGGATCCCACATCGGATGGCGGGCAATGGGACATGCTGGTCAATCTGATAACCAAACATGGTTTGATGCCAAAGAAGTGCTTCCCAGAGAGCTTCAGCTGCGAGTCCAGTCTGCGCATGAATGCTATTCTCAAGAGCAAG CTGCGTGAATATGCGCGCCACTTGCGCGTGCTGCTCGATAGCCAGCCCAGCGAGGAGGCGATCAATGCAAAGATACAGGAACAAATGGCCGAAATATACAAGGTGGTGGGCATTTGCCTTGGCATACCAGCGGAGACTTTCACCTGGGAGTACTATGACAAATCGAAGAACTACCAATCGATTGGTCCCATCAGCTCGTTGGAGTTCTACGAACGCTATGTGAAGCCTCATTTCAATGTGGAGGACAAGGTGTGCCTGGTCACAGATCCGCGTCCCACCAGCAGCTACGATCAGGCCTACACGGTTGACTGTCTGGGCAATGTTGTGGGCGGTCGTCCTGTGCTTTACAATAATCAAcctgttgagctgctgctaacCATGGTCACAAAGTCTCTGAAGGCCGGCGAGGCCGTCTGGTTTGGCTGCGAGGTTAGCAAGCGTTTCGCCTCCAAGCAGGGCATCGAGGATATGGATGT TCATGATTTCAAGCTGGTCTTTGACATCGACATTCAAACAACATTCTCTAAAGCGGATCGCCTCATCTATGGAGAATCAGCCATGACACATGCCATGGTCTTCACTGCCGTCTCTGTGGAT CAAAAGGGCGCTGCGCACAAGCTGCGCGTTGAGAACTCCTGGGGCGAGGATCGCGGCGAGAAGGGTTATCTGGTGATGTGCGCCGACTGGTTTAGGGAGTTTGGCTTTGAGGTTGTTGTTGACAAGCGATTTGTGCCAGAGAATGTGCTGCGTGTTTTCGATATGGATCCCATTGTATTGCCCGCCTGGGATCCCATGGGCACGCTGGCGCAGTAG
- the LOC108606695 gene encoding bleomycin hydrolase isoform X1 — translation MYIISNKFKVCRILRPMMQQLGASASAHANATDAAKTTLALAANASQANARNSGSSQTKCNRNTIINTDVLPAGNNINLNEEDNGGSSNNNTTCNISTNTMRKCLKSSAITTELLGKWRENFYSQPKNLLAQNVCSRVDPFDVCLSRKALETTNHVFNYKVETEGKPVTNQRSSGRCWLFAALNCIRLPFMKNYNLDEFEFSQAFLFYWDKIERCNYFLNNIVKTAQRGEKVDGRLVSFLLLDPTSDGGQWDMLVNLITKHGLMPKKCFPESFSCESSLRMNAILKSKLREYARHLRVLLDSQPSEEAINAKIQEQMAEIYKVVGICLGIPAETFTWEYYDKSKNYQSIGPISSLEFYERYVKPHFNVEDKVCLVTDPRPTSSYDQAYTVDCLGNVVGGRPVLYNNQPVELLLTMVTKSLKAGEAVWFGCEVSKRFASKQGIEDMDVHDFKLVFDIDIQTTFSKADRLIYGESAMTHAMVFTAVSVDQKGAAHKLRVENSWGEDRGEKGYLVMCADWFREFGFEVVVDKRFVPENVLRVFDMDPIVLPAWDPMGTLAQ, via the exons atgtacataa TTTCTAACAAATTTAAGGTGTGTCGCATTTTACGCCCAATGATGCAGCAGCTGGGGGCAAGTGCAAGTGCGCATGCGAATGCAACAGATGCTGCCAAGACGACGCTGGCATTGGCTGCCAATGCAAGTCAAGCCAATGCACGCAACAGTGGCTCCTCCCAAACGAAATGCAATAGAAATACCATTATCAATACCGATGTACTTCCAGCTGGCAACAATATCAACCTCAACGAAGAGGATAACGGCGGCAGTAGCAATAACAACACCACCTGCAACATTAGCACCAACACCATGAGGAAATGCCTAAAGAGCAGCGCCATAACAACCGAATTGCTTGGCAAATGGCGTGAGAATTTCTACAGCCAGCCGAAGAATTTGCTGGCGCAAAATGTCTGCTCCCGCGTCGATCCGTTCGATGTGTGCCTGTCGCGCAAGGCTCTTGAGACGACCAATCATGTGTTCAATTACAAGGTGGAGACGGAGGGCAAACCGGTGACCAATCAGCGCAGCTCCGGCCGTTGCTGGCTGTTTGCAGCGCTCAATTGCATACGCCTGCCCTTCATGAAGAACTACAATCTGGATGAGTTTGAGTTCTCGCAGGCGTTCCTCTTCTATTGGGACAAAATCGAACGCTGCAATTACTTCcttaataatattgttaagACGGCGCAGCGTGGCGAGAAGGTCGATGGAAGATTGGTGTCGTTCCTGCTGCTGGATCCCACATCGGATGGCGGGCAATGGGACATGCTGGTCAATCTGATAACCAAACATGGTTTGATGCCAAAGAAGTGCTTCCCAGAGAGCTTCAGCTGCGAGTCCAGTCTGCGCATGAATGCTATTCTCAAGAGCAAG CTGCGTGAATATGCGCGCCACTTGCGCGTGCTGCTCGATAGCCAGCCCAGCGAGGAGGCGATCAATGCAAAGATACAGGAACAAATGGCCGAAATATACAAGGTGGTGGGCATTTGCCTTGGCATACCAGCGGAGACTTTCACCTGGGAGTACTATGACAAATCGAAGAACTACCAATCGATTGGTCCCATCAGCTCGTTGGAGTTCTACGAACGCTATGTGAAGCCTCATTTCAATGTGGAGGACAAGGTGTGCCTGGTCACAGATCCGCGTCCCACCAGCAGCTACGATCAGGCCTACACGGTTGACTGTCTGGGCAATGTTGTGGGCGGTCGTCCTGTGCTTTACAATAATCAAcctgttgagctgctgctaacCATGGTCACAAAGTCTCTGAAGGCCGGCGAGGCCGTCTGGTTTGGCTGCGAGGTTAGCAAGCGTTTCGCCTCCAAGCAGGGCATCGAGGATATGGATGT TCATGATTTCAAGCTGGTCTTTGACATCGACATTCAAACAACATTCTCTAAAGCGGATCGCCTCATCTATGGAGAATCAGCCATGACACATGCCATGGTCTTCACTGCCGTCTCTGTGGAT CAAAAGGGCGCTGCGCACAAGCTGCGCGTTGAGAACTCCTGGGGCGAGGATCGCGGCGAGAAGGGTTATCTGGTGATGTGCGCCGACTGGTTTAGGGAGTTTGGCTTTGAGGTTGTTGTTGACAAGCGATTTGTGCCAGAGAATGTGCTGCGTGTTTTCGATATGGATCCCATTGTATTGCCCGCCTGGGATCCCATGGGCACGCTGGCGCAGTAG
- the LOC108606695 gene encoding bleomycin hydrolase isoform X3: MSGNNINLNEEDNGGSSNNNTTCNISTNTMRKCLKSSAITTELLGKWRENFYSQPKNLLAQNVCSRVDPFDVCLSRKALETTNHVFNYKVETEGKPVTNQRSSGRCWLFAALNCIRLPFMKNYNLDEFEFSQAFLFYWDKIERCNYFLNNIVKTAQRGEKVDGRLVSFLLLDPTSDGGQWDMLVNLITKHGLMPKKCFPESFSCESSLRMNAILKSKLREYARHLRVLLDSQPSEEAINAKIQEQMAEIYKVVGICLGIPAETFTWEYYDKSKNYQSIGPISSLEFYERYVKPHFNVEDKVCLVTDPRPTSSYDQAYTVDCLGNVVGGRPVLYNNQPVELLLTMVTKSLKAGEAVWFGCEVSKRFASKQGIEDMDVHDFKLVFDIDIQTTFSKADRLIYGESAMTHAMVFTAVSVDQKGAAHKLRVENSWGEDRGEKGYLVMCADWFREFGFEVVVDKRFVPENVLRVFDMDPIVLPAWDPMGTLAQ, translated from the exons ATGT CTGGCAACAATATCAACCTCAACGAAGAGGATAACGGCGGCAGTAGCAATAACAACACCACCTGCAACATTAGCACCAACACCATGAGGAAATGCCTAAAGAGCAGCGCCATAACAACCGAATTGCTTGGCAAATGGCGTGAGAATTTCTACAGCCAGCCGAAGAATTTGCTGGCGCAAAATGTCTGCTCCCGCGTCGATCCGTTCGATGTGTGCCTGTCGCGCAAGGCTCTTGAGACGACCAATCATGTGTTCAATTACAAGGTGGAGACGGAGGGCAAACCGGTGACCAATCAGCGCAGCTCCGGCCGTTGCTGGCTGTTTGCAGCGCTCAATTGCATACGCCTGCCCTTCATGAAGAACTACAATCTGGATGAGTTTGAGTTCTCGCAGGCGTTCCTCTTCTATTGGGACAAAATCGAACGCTGCAATTACTTCcttaataatattgttaagACGGCGCAGCGTGGCGAGAAGGTCGATGGAAGATTGGTGTCGTTCCTGCTGCTGGATCCCACATCGGATGGCGGGCAATGGGACATGCTGGTCAATCTGATAACCAAACATGGTTTGATGCCAAAGAAGTGCTTCCCAGAGAGCTTCAGCTGCGAGTCCAGTCTGCGCATGAATGCTATTCTCAAGAGCAAG CTGCGTGAATATGCGCGCCACTTGCGCGTGCTGCTCGATAGCCAGCCCAGCGAGGAGGCGATCAATGCAAAGATACAGGAACAAATGGCCGAAATATACAAGGTGGTGGGCATTTGCCTTGGCATACCAGCGGAGACTTTCACCTGGGAGTACTATGACAAATCGAAGAACTACCAATCGATTGGTCCCATCAGCTCGTTGGAGTTCTACGAACGCTATGTGAAGCCTCATTTCAATGTGGAGGACAAGGTGTGCCTGGTCACAGATCCGCGTCCCACCAGCAGCTACGATCAGGCCTACACGGTTGACTGTCTGGGCAATGTTGTGGGCGGTCGTCCTGTGCTTTACAATAATCAAcctgttgagctgctgctaacCATGGTCACAAAGTCTCTGAAGGCCGGCGAGGCCGTCTGGTTTGGCTGCGAGGTTAGCAAGCGTTTCGCCTCCAAGCAGGGCATCGAGGATATGGATGT TCATGATTTCAAGCTGGTCTTTGACATCGACATTCAAACAACATTCTCTAAAGCGGATCGCCTCATCTATGGAGAATCAGCCATGACACATGCCATGGTCTTCACTGCCGTCTCTGTGGAT CAAAAGGGCGCTGCGCACAAGCTGCGCGTTGAGAACTCCTGGGGCGAGGATCGCGGCGAGAAGGGTTATCTGGTGATGTGCGCCGACTGGTTTAGGGAGTTTGGCTTTGAGGTTGTTGTTGACAAGCGATTTGTGCCAGAGAATGTGCTGCGTGTTTTCGATATGGATCCCATTGTATTGCCCGCCTGGGATCCCATGGGCACGCTGGCGCAGTAG